Proteins from one Anopheles nili chromosome 2, idAnoNiliSN_F5_01, whole genome shotgun sequence genomic window:
- the LOC128721420 gene encoding eukaryotic translation initiation factor 2 subunit 1, with protein sequence MTLSCRFYKQKYPEVEDVVMVNVRSIAEMGAYVYLLEYNNIEGMILLSELSRRRIRSINKLIRVGKTEPVVVIRVDKNKGYIDLSKRRVSPEDVEKCTERFSKAKAVNSILRHVADIMGFDNQKLEELYEKTAWYFEEKHNFKVTAFDVFKQCAVDPTLLDECGLDAELKELLLSNIQRKLVSQAVKIRADIECACYGYEGIDAVKTALRAGLDLSTEELPIKINLIAPPLYVMTTSTPEKAEGLKALEVAIEKIRETIEGLGGVFKVQMAPKVVTATDEADLARKMERAEAENAEVSGDEEDDNEVGIKYKMEDMGDDKLDKDIEFEGSGDEEEQDEKQEE encoded by the exons ATGACGTTATCGTGTCGGTTTTATAAACAGAAGTACCCGGAGGTGGAGGACGTAGTGATGGTGAACGTGCGGTCGATCGCCGAGATGGGCGCGTACGTTTACCTGCTCGAGTACAACAACATCGAGGGCATGATTCTGCTCTCGGAGCTGTCCCGCCGGCGCATTCGCTCGATTAACAAATTGATCCGCGTCGGCAAAACGGAACCCGTTGTCGTGATCCGTGTGGACAAAAACAAAGGCTACATCGATCTGTCCAAGCGGCGCGTCTCGCCCGAGGACGTTGAGAAGTGTACGGAGCGGTTCTCGAAGGCGAAAGCGGTCAACTCGATCCTGCGCCACGTCGCTGACATCATGGGTTTCGACAACCAGAAGCTGGAGGAGCTGTACGAGAAAACGGCGTGGTACTTCGAGGAGAAGCACAACTTCAAAGTGACCGCGTTCGACGTGTTCAAGCAGTGCGCCGT CGATCCGACGTTGCTAGACGAGTGTGGCCTGGATGCGGAACTGAAGGAACTGCTGCTCAGCAACATCCAGCGGAAGTTGGTGTCACAGGCGGTTAAAATTCGAGCCGACATTGAGTGTGCCTGCTACGGGTACGAGGGTATCGATGCGGTAAAAACGGCCCTCCGTGCCGGGTTGGATCTGTCCACCGAGGAGCTGCCCATTAAGATAAACCTCATCGCGCCCCCGCTGTATG TCATGACCACGTCCACTCCGGAGAAAGCCGAAGGACTGAAAGCGCTCGAGGTGGCCATCGAGAAGATCAGGGAAACGATCGAGGGGCTGGGCGGTGTGTTCAAGGTGCAGATGGCACCGAAGGTGGTGACCGCGACCGATGAGGCCGATCTGGCGCGGAAGATGGAGCGCGCGGAGGCAGAGAACGCAGAGGTGTCCGGGGATGAGGAGGACGACAATGAGGTTGGCATCAAGTATAAGATGGAGGACATGGGTGACGATAAGCTGGACAAGGATATCGAGTTCGAGGGCAGCGGCGATGAGGAGGAGCAGGACGAGAAGCAGGAAGAGTAG
- the LOC128727618 gene encoding serine/threonine-protein kinase haspin homolog, protein MKNNISRATINGNVTTRVPTGISYVDSNATIENTIFLKPGKWRKSMAKKSTTLRGSSIVEGRRMTMQLADYQASQTLVDVTNKTIADDDGPQSEMHNVSLQQFHTPVVSMKTVTDQCYLRLKSARNEVFQRCGQQEPISFEQMVDKLQITIKRKIGEGVYGEVFLCIKANGEQCVLKLIPIEGSMLINGERQKTFEEILSEVIITAELSNLRQRNVQFSTDGFVELRNVSCVMGQYPSQLVDLWRDYNKKHGSENDSPEEFSQDQQYIVFETAYGGTDLDSFRFKNANEMFSIFTQIVLTLAIAEQRYDFEHRDLHTGNILIERTKEKQRNFYLLGEEIVIQTHKLKATIIDYTLSRVVYNGLCLFNDLSTEEELFTAEGDYQFEIYRSMKTVLKNEWNVYSPKTNVHWLHYLLDKLICNRSSGKVTQDHKAVLQSMKDLRDVLLEFNSAHEIVQNYITSPAGDAHKENSKPIPPS, encoded by the coding sequence atgaaaaataatatctcACGTGCAACGATAAATGGAAACGTAACGACACGTGTTCCGACCGGGATATCGTATGTAGACAGTAATGCTACGATAGAAAACACTATCTTTTTGAAACCAGGCAAATGGCGAAAGTCGATGGCTAAAAAGAGCACCACGCTGAGGGGTAGTTCCATCGTGGAAGGGCGTCGGATGACCATGCAACTAGCAGACTACCAGGCATCGCAAACATTGGTCGAcgtaacaaacaaaacgattgcggatgatgatgggccCCAGTCGGAGATGCACAACGTGTCTTTGCAGCAGTTCCATACGCCAGTAGTTTCCATGAAAACCGTAACCGATCAGTGTTATTTACGCTTGAAAAGTGCGAGAAACGAAGTATTTCAACGCTGTGGGCAGCAGGAACCAATATCATTCGAGCAAATGGTCGACAAACTGCAGATAACCATAAAACGTAAGATCGGGGAAGGAGTTTACGGTGAAGTATTTCTCTGCATCAAAGCAAATGGCGAGCAGTGCGTGCTGAAGTTGATTCCCATCGAAGGCAGCATGCTTATCAATGGCGAGAGGCAGAAAACGTTCGAAGAAATACTATCCGAGGTGATAATCACCGCGGAGCTGAGCAATTTGCGTCAACGAAATGTCCAGTTCAGCACGGACGGGTTCGTGGAGTTGCGCAATGTAAGCTGCGTGATGGGCCAGTACCCCAGCCAGTTGGTAGACCTATGGCGGGATTACAATAAAAAGCATGGTTCGGAAAACGACAGCCCAGAGGAGTTTTCGCAGGATCAGCAGTACATAGTATTCGAGACAGCGTACGGCGGGACCGATTTGGATAgttttcgttttaaaaatgCCAACGAAATGTTTTCCATATTCACGCAAATCGTACTGACCTTAGCTATCGCTGAACAGCGTTACGATTTCGAACATCGTGATCTGCACACCGGCAATATACTGATCGAGAGAACGAAGGAGAAGCAGCGTAACTTCTATCTTCTGGGTGAAGAAATTGTAATTCAAACGCACAAACTCAAGGCGACCATAATTGATTACACCCTGTCACGTGTCGTGTACAACGGCCTGTGCCTGTTTAACGATCTCTCCACTGAGGAAGAGCTTTTCACCGCGGAAGGCGACTACCAGTTTGAGATCTATCGCAGCATGAAGACGGTACTGAAAAACGAATGGAACGTATATTCGCCGAAAACGAATGTGCACTGGTTGCACTATTTGCTAGATAAGCTAATCTGCAACAGGAGCTCAGGGAAAGTAACGCAAGACCATAAAGCTGTACTGCAATCGATGAAGGATTTACGCGACGTGCTGCTAGAGTTTAACAGCGCACATGAAATTGTACAGAACTACATTACATCTCCTGCGGGTGATGCGCACAAGGAGAACTCCAAACCGATTCCACCGTCATAG